The following are encoded together in the Desulfovibrio desulfuricans DSM 642 genome:
- the rnk gene encoding nucleoside diphosphate kinase regulator produces the protein MQEYPNITITTKDAARLETLLETLPADGFPGRKALEEELYRANVVAPEEVPSSVVTMNSTVRFAMLPSGTERRLKLVYPGKSDASEDSISILAPVGSALLGLAEGDEIHWPNPNGGTLHLVVQEVEDQPERAGHYDM, from the coding sequence ATGCAAGAATATCCAAATATTACAATTACAACCAAGGACGCCGCGAGGCTGGAAACCCTGCTGGAGACCCTGCCCGCCGACGGATTCCCCGGGCGCAAGGCTCTGGAAGAAGAACTCTACCGCGCAAACGTTGTGGCCCCCGAAGAAGTGCCATCCTCAGTGGTGACCATGAACTCCACCGTGCGTTTTGCTATGCTGCCTTCTGGCACCGAGCGCCGCCTGAAGCTTGTGTACCCCGGCAAATCAGACGCCAGCGAGGATTCCATTTCCATTCTGGCGCCTGTGGGCAGCGCGCTGCTGGGGCTTGCCGAGGGTGATGAAATCCACTGGCCCAACCCTAACGGCGGAACCCTGCACCTCGTGGTGCAGGAAGTGGAAGACCAGCCGGAACGTGCCGGGCATTACGACATGTAA
- a CDS encoding TIGR00730 family Rossman fold protein, which yields MPELQQNMIDDLTSVTTESWRTFRIMAEMVEALDTLNALKVKCISLFGTARCKPDSQEYKDAEKISRLLVEAGFGIISGGGPGIMEAANKGACEAGGVSVGLHIQLPHEQGCNQYVKTRCNFRYFFIRKFMFVKYAMAYVVMPGGMGTIDELSEAFVLAQTGRTRPFPIILYDSSYWSGLLEWMRKTMVARGFIKEGEIDKLITVCDTPEEVVAQLCRVII from the coding sequence ATGCCTGAACTGCAACAGAACATGATTGACGATCTCACTTCCGTCACCACAGAATCCTGGCGCACCTTCCGCATCATGGCGGAAATGGTGGAGGCGCTTGATACGCTCAACGCGCTCAAGGTCAAATGCATATCCCTTTTTGGCACTGCGCGGTGCAAACCGGATTCGCAGGAATATAAAGATGCTGAAAAAATTTCGCGCCTGCTCGTGGAGGCTGGATTTGGCATCATCAGCGGCGGCGGCCCCGGTATTATGGAAGCCGCCAACAAGGGCGCGTGCGAGGCAGGCGGCGTTTCCGTTGGCCTGCACATCCAGTTGCCGCATGAACAGGGTTGCAACCAGTATGTAAAAACACGCTGCAATTTCCGCTACTTTTTCATCCGCAAGTTCATGTTTGTCAAATATGCCATGGCCTACGTGGTCATGCCCGGCGGCATGGGCACCATTGATGAACTTTCCGAGGCCTTTGTGCTGGCCCAGACCGGGCGCACACGGCCCTTTCCCATCATTCTGTACGATTCGAGCTACTGGAGCGGCCTGCTGGAATGGATGCGCAAGACCATGGTTGCGCGGGGCTTCATCAAGGAAGGTGAAATCGACAAACTCATTACGGTTTGCGACACGCCCGAAGAAGTGGTTGCCCAGTTGTGCAGGGTAATTATTTAG
- a CDS encoding MBL fold metallo-hydrolase RNA specificity domain-containing protein has product MKVQFLGAAQTVTGSCYMVEAAGKRFCIDCGMHQGNKAIEARNREAELYQPTAIDFILVTHAHIDHSGLLPKMVKEGFAGPIFCTKATSELLDLMLQDSAHIQEMEALWEARKYQRRGLKNPPTALYNVEDAQKTATLFQTVDYHKVFEPAPGIRVTYYDAGHILGSGSLRLEADEDGKTTSLIFSGDIGRPQSLIVRSPETPPKADYVFMESTYGDRDHKDESLSVDELGEAIAYSYGKGEKVIIPAFAVERTQEVLYCLHMLTKQNKLPADMPVFVDSPLAIRATEVFERNRELFDDEALKMLNGGDDPFSLPNLRYTLSAAESQAINDYKGPAIVISASGMCNAGRVRHHLRHNIWKPGASIVFVGYQGVGTPGRKLVEKAKKITLFGEDVEVAARIFTINGFSGHAGQSQLLEWLKPLTGNGAQVVLTHGETKAQSVLAGLIEQKFAKRPLIATYLEEMVLEGPQLTETVQHETQAHPRVNWTFLTDEVERKWGMFKDKMADVENRPWVEQTELQEAMEKMDYALTRLLSRM; this is encoded by the coding sequence ATGAAAGTACAATTTCTGGGCGCGGCGCAAACCGTGACCGGTTCGTGTTATATGGTTGAAGCGGCTGGCAAGCGTTTTTGCATCGACTGCGGCATGCATCAGGGCAACAAGGCCATTGAAGCCCGCAACCGCGAAGCTGAACTTTATCAGCCCACCGCTATTGACTTTATTCTTGTCACCCACGCCCACATTGACCACTCCGGCCTGCTGCCCAAGATGGTCAAGGAGGGCTTTGCCGGCCCCATTTTCTGCACCAAGGCCACCAGCGAACTGCTGGACCTCATGTTGCAGGACAGCGCCCACATTCAGGAAATGGAAGCCCTGTGGGAAGCGCGCAAATACCAGCGGCGCGGGCTTAAAAATCCCCCCACGGCCCTGTACAATGTTGAGGACGCCCAAAAAACGGCTACCCTTTTTCAGACTGTCGATTACCACAAGGTGTTTGAGCCTGCACCGGGCATTCGCGTAACCTACTATGATGCTGGCCATATTCTTGGTTCCGGCTCCTTGCGCCTTGAGGCCGATGAAGACGGCAAAACCACCAGCCTCATATTTTCGGGCGACATTGGCCGCCCGCAGTCGCTCATTGTGCGCAGCCCAGAAACCCCGCCCAAGGCCGACTACGTGTTCATGGAATCCACCTACGGCGACCGTGACCACAAGGACGAAAGCCTCAGCGTGGACGAACTGGGCGAAGCCATTGCCTACAGCTACGGCAAGGGCGAAAAGGTAATTATTCCGGCATTTGCCGTGGAGCGCACGCAGGAAGTGCTCTATTGCCTGCACATGCTCACCAAGCAGAACAAACTGCCAGCGGATATGCCCGTATTTGTGGACAGCCCCCTGGCCATCCGCGCCACAGAAGTTTTTGAGCGCAACCGCGAACTTTTTGACGATGAAGCCCTCAAAATGCTCAACGGCGGCGATGATCCCTTCTCGCTGCCCAACCTGCGCTACACGCTTTCCGCAGCCGAATCTCAGGCCATCAATGACTACAAGGGCCCTGCCATCGTCATTTCTGCCAGCGGCATGTGCAACGCGGGCCGTGTGCGCCACCACCTGCGCCACAATATCTGGAAGCCCGGCGCAAGCATTGTTTTTGTGGGCTATCAGGGCGTGGGTACGCCGGGCCGCAAGCTGGTGGAAAAAGCCAAAAAGATCACTCTGTTCGGCGAAGATGTTGAAGTTGCCGCCCGCATTTTCACCATCAACGGATTTTCCGGCCACGCCGGGCAAAGCCAGCTGCTTGAATGGCTCAAACCGCTGACCGGCAACGGCGCGCAGGTGGTGCTGACTCACGGCGAAACAAAGGCCCAGAGCGTGCTGGCCGGACTCATTGAGCAAAAATTCGCCAAGCGCCCCCTTATTGCCACCTATCTTGAAGAAATGGTGCTTGAAGGGCCGCAGCTCACCGAAACCGTGCAGCACGAAACCCAGGCCCATCCCCGCGTCAACTGGACGTTCCTCACGGACGAGGTGGAACGCAAATGGGGCATGTTCAAAGACAAGATGGCCGATGTTGAAAACCGCCCCTGGGTGGAACAAACCGAGCTGCAGGAGGCCATGGAAAAGATGGATTACGCCCTCACCCGCCTGCTCTCACGCATGTAG
- a CDS encoding HypC/HybG/HupF family hydrogenase formation chaperone, giving the protein MCLAIPARIEELQGEGMARVRVGESSTFLTASIMLLPEEPKVGDYVIVHAGFALHTMTPQEAEDSLSALRELAQAMDGAPANF; this is encoded by the coding sequence ATGTGTCTTGCCATACCAGCTAGAATTGAAGAACTTCAGGGAGAGGGCATGGCCCGCGTACGCGTGGGCGAAAGCTCCACTTTTCTCACCGCCTCCATCATGCTGCTGCCCGAAGAACCCAAGGTCGGCGATTATGTGATTGTGCACGCCGGTTTTGCCCTGCACACCATGACGCCGCAAGAAGCTGAAGACAGCCTCTCGGCGCTACGCGAACTGGCCCAGGCCATGGATGGAGCACCGGCCAACTTTTGA
- the miaA gene encoding tRNA (adenosine(37)-N6)-dimethylallyltransferase MiaA, whose amino-acid sequence MTETTSAPLPVICLAGPTGSGKTAAALALAAALDGEVVNADSRQVYADFPLITAQPSAEERACCPHHLYGFLATENKISAGRWAEAAVDKVRDILARGKTPLLVGGTGLYFQALLRGMAEIPPVDPQLTAAITARVDAQGAPALHAELAQADPAYAAKIHPNDRQRIIRALEVCQSTGRPFTWWHSNSMSTPLCVGPLLTLDATLTWLEPRLARRLDLMLAGGALDEARAAMRHCADPAAPGWSGIGCAEALAHLQGRLSLEDCRSLWLRNTRAYAKRQLTWFRARPEAQWLPPDDPTAVVKAACRFWQETRSR is encoded by the coding sequence ATGACTGAAACGACTTCTGCGCCGTTGCCGGTTATCTGCCTGGCCGGACCTACCGGTTCGGGAAAAACGGCGGCGGCGCTTGCTCTGGCCGCTGCCCTTGACGGCGAGGTGGTCAACGCTGATTCGCGTCAGGTCTATGCCGATTTCCCCTTGATTACGGCCCAGCCCTCGGCGGAAGAACGCGCCTGCTGCCCGCACCACCTGTACGGTTTTTTGGCTACGGAAAACAAGATCAGCGCTGGCCGATGGGCAGAAGCCGCCGTGGACAAGGTGCGCGACATCCTTGCACGGGGCAAAACGCCCCTGCTGGTGGGCGGCACCGGGCTGTACTTTCAGGCCTTGCTGCGGGGCATGGCGGAAATTCCGCCCGTTGACCCGCAACTCACCGCTGCAATCACCGCCCGTGTGGACGCGCAGGGCGCGCCCGCCCTGCATGCAGAACTGGCGCAGGCCGACCCGGCCTATGCCGCCAAAATCCACCCCAACGACCGGCAGCGCATCATCCGCGCGCTGGAGGTCTGCCAAAGCACGGGACGGCCCTTTACGTGGTGGCACAGCAATTCCATGAGTACGCCGCTCTGCGTCGGCCCCCTGCTGACGCTGGACGCTACCCTTACATGGCTTGAGCCACGGCTGGCCCGCCGTCTTGACCTCATGCTTGCGGGTGGCGCGCTTGACGAGGCCCGCGCGGCCATGCGTCATTGCGCCGACCCCGCCGCGCCGGGCTGGTCGGGCATTGGCTGCGCCGAAGCGCTGGCGCACTTGCAGGGCCGTCTTTCTCTTGAGGACTGCCGTTCCCTCTGGCTGCGCAACACGCGGGCCTACGCCAAGCGGCAACTTACGTGGTTTCGCGCCCGGCCCGAGGCCCAATGGCTGCCCCCGGACGATCCCACCGCAGTGGTGAAGGCCGCCTGCCGCTTCTGGCAGGAGACGCGCAGCAGATAA
- a CDS encoding B3/B4 domain-containing protein gives MLMPAISIDPELRSIWPDTALGCVFWSAPVRAEEPRLWQFFNQNVLPGLRLSLERTELADMPQIGPSRQAFKAFGRDPGRVRISSEALYRRVRQGKDLYRINSAVDANNLVSLETGFSLGTYDLARLSGNIVLRAGREGEAYAGIGKDELDLCRMPLLADDQGAFGCPCSDSRRAMIAEDGPDTSSPRRLLTVIYGFSGTGHVSDALNITQKHLEVFAGAQLFASSVLC, from the coding sequence ATGCTCATGCCCGCCATTTCCATTGATCCGGAATTACGTTCGATCTGGCCTGATACGGCCCTTGGCTGTGTTTTCTGGTCTGCTCCTGTTCGGGCCGAGGAACCGCGGCTGTGGCAATTCTTCAACCAGAATGTTCTGCCCGGTTTGCGGCTGAGTCTTGAACGCACGGAACTTGCCGACATGCCGCAGATAGGCCCCTCGCGTCAGGCATTCAAGGCTTTTGGGCGCGATCCGGGCCGGGTACGCATTTCCTCCGAGGCGCTCTACCGCCGCGTGCGGCAGGGCAAGGATCTGTACCGCATAAACTCCGCAGTGGATGCCAACAATCTGGTTTCGCTTGAAACGGGCTTTTCGCTTGGCACCTACGATCTTGCCCGCCTGAGCGGCAACATTGTGCTGCGCGCGGGGCGAGAAGGCGAAGCCTATGCGGGCATTGGCAAGGACGAACTCGACCTCTGCCGCATGCCCCTTCTGGCGGATGATCAGGGCGCGTTCGGCTGCCCTTGCAGCGATTCCCGCCGGGCCATGATTGCCGAGGACGGGCCGGACACATCTTCGCCCCGGCGGCTGCTCACTGTTATTTATGGCTTTTCCGGCACCGGACACGTCTCTGATGCGCTGAACATTACGCAGAAACATCTTGAAGTGTTTGCAGGCGCACAGCTATTCGCCTCTTCTGTGCTCTGCTGA
- the rsmD gene encoding 16S rRNA (guanine(966)-N(2))-methyltransferase RsmD, whose amino-acid sequence MRIISGRLGGRNLKTVEGEGYRPAMGKTREALFSMLAARGIDWYSARVLDLFAGSGSLAFEAISRGAEHALLVEMAPQAVRCLKANIAALGVEDQTRIVSDDVLRVLKTPPAEPYSLIFMDPPYRKNLADPAFRLLATRRWLAPGAFVTAEIEKDARVNLPAEWTLEAERLFGQTRICIWTLP is encoded by the coding sequence ATGCGGATTATTTCGGGGCGTCTTGGCGGACGCAACCTTAAGACTGTTGAAGGCGAGGGCTATCGCCCCGCCATGGGCAAAACGCGCGAGGCGCTTTTTTCCATGCTCGCCGCGCGCGGTATTGACTGGTACAGCGCAAGGGTGCTTGATCTCTTTGCGGGCAGCGGCAGCCTGGCCTTTGAGGCCATCAGCCGGGGGGCGGAACACGCCCTGCTGGTGGAGATGGCCCCCCAGGCCGTGCGCTGCCTCAAGGCCAACATCGCCGCCCTTGGGGTGGAGGACCAGACCCGCATTGTGAGCGACGATGTGCTGCGTGTGCTCAAAACTCCCCCGGCGGAACCGTATTCGCTTATTTTTATGGATCCGCCCTACCGCAAAAATCTTGCCGACCCGGCGTTCAGGCTGCTGGCCACGCGCCGCTGGCTTGCACCGGGGGCATTTGTAACGGCTGAAATTGAAAAAGACGCACGGGTAAACCTGCCCGCAGAATGGACTCTTGAGGCCGAGCGCCTGTTCGGTCAGACACGCATATGCATCTGGACACTGCCATGA
- a CDS encoding nine-heme cytochrome c: MRNGTSLLLLAALALAGAACLTALGAGTATAAALEPTDSGAPSAIVMFPVSAKPNPKGAAMKPAVFNHLAHEKKIANCETCHHTGDPVACSTCHTTEGKAEGNFVTLDRAMHATNIAKRAKGNTPVSCVSCHEQQTKERRECAGCHAIVTPKRDQAWCATCHNVTSSMTPEQMQQGIKGKLPPDQNEALAAETVLNHKPVQPLTAMQGPYKVSIDALADKYEPSNFTHRRHMASLMERIKGDKLAEAFHNKPETLCATCHHRSPLSATPPKCGSCHTKEIDPANPNRPNLKAAYHLQCMGCHQGMNVGRPKNTDCTTCHKARP; encoded by the coding sequence ATGAGGAACGGCACATCACTGCTTTTGCTGGCGGCTCTGGCCCTGGCGGGCGCGGCGTGTCTGACGGCGCTCGGAGCTGGAACGGCCACGGCCGCAGCTTTGGAGCCGACAGACAGCGGCGCGCCGTCGGCCATTGTCATGTTTCCGGTAAGCGCCAAGCCCAATCCCAAGGGCGCGGCCATGAAACCCGCTGTTTTCAATCATCTCGCTCATGAGAAAAAGATTGCAAACTGCGAAACATGCCACCACACCGGCGATCCTGTGGCCTGTAGCACCTGCCACACTACGGAAGGCAAGGCGGAAGGCAATTTCGTGACGCTTGACCGCGCCATGCATGCCACAAATATCGCCAAACGCGCCAAGGGCAACACCCCTGTGAGCTGCGTGAGCTGTCATGAACAGCAAACCAAAGAACGGCGCGAATGCGCGGGCTGCCACGCCATTGTGACGCCCAAGCGCGACCAGGCATGGTGCGCCACCTGCCACAATGTTACGTCTTCCATGACGCCGGAGCAGATGCAACAGGGCATCAAGGGCAAACTGCCCCCCGACCAGAACGAGGCCCTGGCCGCTGAAACCGTGCTGAACCACAAGCCCGTGCAGCCCCTTACTGCCATGCAGGGCCCCTACAAGGTGAGCATTGATGCGCTGGCCGACAAGTACGAGCCCAGCAACTTCACGCACCGCCGCCATATGGCCTCCCTTATGGAACGCATCAAGGGCGACAAGCTGGCCGAAGCTTTCCACAACAAACCCGAGACTCTGTGCGCCACATGCCACCACAGAAGCCCGCTTTCGGCTACGCCTCCCAAGTGCGGCAGTTGTCACACCAAGGAAATCGACCCCGCCAATCCCAACCGTCCCAACCTCAAGGCCGCCTATCACCTCCAGTGCATGGGTTGCCACCAGGGTATGAACGTGGGTCGTCCTAAGAACACCGACTGCACCACTTGTCATAAGGCCCGCCCGTAG
- the coaD gene encoding pantetheine-phosphate adenylyltransferase, with translation MHLDTAMRIALYPGTFDPLTNGHLSLIRRGCEVFDQIVVAVADNTPKFPLFSHEERVEMAREALKDEPRAVVEPFSGLTVEYAAQRGACALLRGLRAASDFEYEFQLALMNRRLQRHIQTVFLMTDYQWLFISSTIVKAAASHGADIKGLVPENVRTALMDKYHKGEVRQGTPCLAPPFGGFRVK, from the coding sequence ATGCATCTGGACACTGCCATGAGAATAGCACTCTACCCCGGCACTTTCGATCCGCTGACCAACGGGCACCTGAGCCTTATCCGGCGCGGCTGCGAAGTATTTGACCAAATTGTTGTGGCCGTGGCGGACAACACGCCCAAGTTCCCCCTGTTCAGCCATGAAGAACGGGTGGAAATGGCCCGGGAGGCGCTCAAGGATGAACCGCGCGCCGTGGTGGAGCCTTTCTCCGGCCTCACCGTGGAATACGCGGCCCAACGCGGGGCCTGCGCCCTGCTGCGCGGGCTGCGCGCCGCCTCGGACTTTGAGTACGAATTCCAGCTGGCGCTCATGAACCGCCGCCTGCAACGCCACATCCAGACGGTCTTTTTGATGACCGACTACCAGTGGCTGTTCATCAGCTCCACCATCGTCAAGGCTGCCGCCAGCCACGGCGCGGACATCAAGGGCCTTGTGCCTGAAAACGTGCGCACGGCCCTGATGGATAAATACCACAAAGGTGAAGTGCGTCAGGGTACGCCCTGTCTTGCTCCGCCTTTTGGCGGCTTCCGCGTCAAGTGA
- the hmcB gene encoding sulfate respiration complex iron-sulfur protein HmcB produces MNRRKFLAIMGSAGVISALGTAKVANAGVHTFPYYADSYGVLHDTTRCIGCRRCEEACNAVNHLPKPKKPFTDLSVTATKRRTSAYEWTVVNKYNVNGKDVFRKLQCFHCNDPACASACFAKCFQKQPDGSVTYEGSQCVGCRYCMVACPFYVPGFQYDEAFDPLVQKCTFCEPRLKEGKLPGCVEACPMDALTFGRRSDLIRIARSRITENPGKYVNYVYGEHDAGGTAWMVLSPAVAAPAAAKDAKAHDAHADTSELKQLGLDKHLGTQPMGELTYGALGTVPMIVAFWPVLFGGAYAMTKRRDAIFKAEKDAHVKETKDDLAAAVDAAVRKIEETQGPGAADTARRAMTDALKAREAACCKEHGEDK; encoded by the coding sequence ATGAATCGCAGAAAATTCCTGGCCATCATGGGAAGCGCGGGCGTGATTTCGGCATTGGGCACTGCCAAGGTGGCCAATGCCGGGGTACACACCTTCCCCTATTATGCAGACAGCTACGGCGTGCTGCATGACACCACGCGCTGCATCGGCTGCCGCCGTTGCGAAGAAGCCTGCAACGCGGTGAACCACCTGCCCAAGCCCAAAAAACCCTTCACCGACCTTTCGGTGACTGCCACCAAGCGCCGCACTTCGGCCTATGAGTGGACAGTGGTTAACAAGTACAACGTCAACGGTAAGGACGTGTTCCGCAAGTTGCAGTGCTTCCACTGCAACGACCCGGCCTGCGCCTCGGCCTGTTTTGCCAAATGCTTCCAGAAGCAGCCTGACGGCAGCGTGACCTACGAAGGTTCACAGTGCGTGGGCTGCCGGTACTGCATGGTTGCCTGTCCCTTCTATGTGCCGGGCTTCCAGTACGATGAGGCGTTCGATCCCCTGGTGCAGAAGTGCACCTTCTGCGAACCCCGCCTCAAGGAAGGCAAGCTGCCCGGTTGCGTGGAAGCCTGCCCCATGGACGCCCTGACCTTTGGCCGCCGCAGCGACCTGATCAGGATTGCCCGCTCGCGCATCACTGAAAATCCCGGCAAGTACGTGAACTACGTTTACGGCGAACACGATGCCGGCGGTACCGCATGGATGGTGCTTTCTCCTGCCGTGGCTGCTCCTGCCGCCGCCAAGGACGCCAAAGCCCATGATGCCCACGCCGACACCAGTGAACTCAAGCAGCTTGGGCTCGACAAGCACCTGGGTACGCAGCCCATGGGCGAGTTGACCTACGGCGCTCTGGGTACCGTGCCCATGATCGTGGCCTTCTGGCCTGTGCTGTTTGGCGGTGCTTACGCCATGACCAAACGCCGCGACGCCATATTCAAGGCGGAGAAGGACGCACACGTCAAGGAGACCAAGGACGATCTGGCCGCAGCCGTTGACGCAGCCGTGCGCAAGATTGAGGAAACCCAGGGTCCGGGCGCTGCCGACACAGCCCGCCGCGCAATGACCGATGCCTTGAAGGCTCGGGAAGCGGCGTGCTGCAAGGAGCACGGGGAGGATAAATAA
- a CDS encoding lipid II:glycine glycyltransferase FemX, whose amino-acid sequence MVDVIAKATSELNPTDILFQTPYWAQVKSHMGMAPMAFDIHSTETWGDVLVLIKDHCGHKMALVPQGPEYAPSEDSYGQYLEDLSVALADRLEPDVAFIRYDLPWKSLYADEMQEQGWCAFPEARIREMRMNMGTRFWNFKKTSADMTVASSLVVDLDGSEDDILGRMKPKTRYNIGLARRKGVTVEIADSSNLADFYGLYEQTARRNGFAPCSSKQFSAMFRCNFGAKDEADIVFLLARHGRDLLSGAIIGISGQHANFLYGASGNTKRNYMASSLMHWKGMRIARQLGCRSYEMGAVSPTPDATHPFNGLHRFKVGFGGRIELRSGSWDYPLNQGAYRAIQNAEAMYRELGA is encoded by the coding sequence ATGGTGGACGTGATCGCCAAGGCGACTAGCGAACTGAATCCGACAGACATCCTGTTTCAGACCCCCTACTGGGCGCAGGTCAAATCGCATATGGGCATGGCCCCCATGGCTTTTGACATTCATTCTACAGAAACCTGGGGCGACGTGCTGGTGCTGATCAAAGACCATTGCGGGCACAAAATGGCTCTTGTGCCGCAGGGGCCGGAGTATGCGCCTTCAGAGGATTCATACGGGCAGTATCTGGAAGACCTTTCCGTTGCCCTGGCAGACCGGCTTGAGCCGGATGTGGCCTTTATCCGTTACGACCTGCCGTGGAAGTCCCTGTATGCGGACGAAATGCAGGAGCAGGGCTGGTGTGCCTTTCCTGAAGCGCGCATACGCGAAATGCGTATGAACATGGGCACCAGATTCTGGAACTTCAAAAAAACTTCCGCAGACATGACTGTAGCCAGTTCGCTGGTGGTGGATCTTGACGGCAGCGAAGACGACATCCTTGGCAGAATGAAGCCAAAAACCCGCTACAATATCGGCCTGGCCCGGCGCAAGGGCGTGACTGTGGAGATAGCGGACAGCAGCAACCTTGCTGATTTTTACGGCCTGTACGAACAGACAGCCAGAAGAAACGGCTTTGCCCCATGCAGCAGCAAGCAGTTTTCGGCCATGTTCCGATGCAATTTCGGCGCAAAGGATGAAGCAGATATTGTATTTTTACTAGCCCGGCACGGGCGTGATCTCCTCTCCGGCGCCATAATCGGCATTTCAGGGCAGCACGCCAACTTTCTGTACGGGGCATCGGGCAACACCAAGCGCAACTACATGGCATCCAGTCTTATGCACTGGAAAGGCATGCGTATTGCGCGGCAACTTGGCTGCCGCAGTTACGAAATGGGCGCTGTTTCACCCACGCCTGACGCCACTCACCCCTTCAACGGTTTGCACCGCTTCAAGGTCGGCTTTGGCGGCCGCATCGAACTGCGAAGCGGCTCGTGGGACTATCCACTTAATCAGGGGGCGTACCGCGCCATACAGAATGCCGAAGCCATGTACAGAGAACTTGGAGCATGA
- the hmcC gene encoding sulfate respiration complex protein HmcC, with product MAHHSIVIPTRDKLFNISEFLTPTPGNIISAIILAVGLVITVIRFTVGIGSVTNLSDVQPWGMWIGFDLLCGVCLAAGGYFTTVACYIMGMKHFHSAVRPAITTAFLGYTFVVIALLYDLGHPLRLPFMFFFPGTTSVLFEVGLCVATYVSVLLIEFSVAPLEWLSCRYPWLLKVRKIVVKCTIPLTIFGVTLSTLHQSSLGSLYLISPGKLFPLWYSPFMPMFFFVSSMAAGASMVIFEGMLAHRGVHHYMDKTHLREADDVTFSFARAASFILFAYFMLKLIDLLVQANFPYLFTGYGVWWLVEMLGFVLMPALIYAKGARDRNLTLCRIGATNTVLGIVLNRFNVSMIAFNYNLPSAERYFPSIWEICISMFVVTMIVTVYRFIVYNMPVLYEHPDFKGEH from the coding sequence ATGGCACACCACAGCATAGTTATTCCCACCAGGGACAAGCTGTTCAATATCAGCGAATTCCTGACGCCCACCCCTGGCAACATCATTTCCGCCATCATTCTGGCGGTGGGCCTTGTCATCACCGTTATCCGTTTTACCGTGGGCATCGGTTCCGTCACCAACCTCAGCGATGTGCAGCCTTGGGGCATGTGGATCGGCTTTGACCTTCTGTGCGGCGTGTGCCTTGCAGCCGGCGGCTATTTTACCACTGTCGCCTGCTACATCATGGGCATGAAGCACTTTCACTCGGCGGTGCGCCCGGCCATCACCACAGCCTTTCTGGGCTACACCTTCGTGGTTATCGCCCTGCTGTACGATCTGGGCCATCCGCTGCGTCTGCCCTTCATGTTCTTCTTCCCCGGCACCACGTCCGTCCTCTTTGAAGTGGGCCTGTGCGTGGCGACCTACGTTTCCGTGCTGCTCATCGAATTCTCGGTGGCCCCGCTGGAATGGCTGTCCTGCCGGTACCCCTGGCTCCTCAAGGTTCGCAAGATCGTGGTCAAGTGCACCATTCCGCTGACCATTTTTGGTGTGACCCTGTCCACCCTGCACCAATCCTCGCTGGGTTCGCTCTACCTGATCTCCCCCGGCAAGTTGTTTCCCCTGTGGTACTCGCCCTTCATGCCCATGTTCTTCTTTGTGAGCTCCATGGCCGCCGGCGCGTCCATGGTTATCTTTGAAGGCATGCTGGCCCACCGTGGCGTGCATCACTACATGGATAAAACCCACCTGCGCGAAGCTGACGACGTGACCTTCAGCTTTGCCCGCGCGGCCTCGTTCATTCTCTTTGCCTACTTCATGCTCAAGCTTATCGACCTGCTTGTGCAGGCCAACTTCCCCTACCTCTTCACGGGTTACGGGGTCTGGTGGCTGGTGGAAATGCTGGGCTTTGTGCTGATGCCCGCCCTGATCTACGCCAAGGGCGCGCGTGACCGCAATCTGACCCTGTGCCGCATTGGCGCGACCAACACGGTGCTGGGCATCGTGCTGAACCGCTTCAACGTTTCCATGATCGCCTTCAACTACAACTTGCCGTCGGCGGAACGCTACTTCCCCAGCATCTGGGAAATCTGCATCTCCATGTTTGTGGTGACCATGATTGTCACGGTCTACCGCTTTATCGTCTACAACATGCCGGTGCTGTACGAACACCCAGACTTCAAGGGCGAGCACTAA